One Oharaeibacter diazotrophicus DNA segment encodes these proteins:
- a CDS encoding MFS transporter: MSIAVCRPKPSAAMSAFFAAAFFVNGVVIPFFPVVLTARGLSAGDVALVLGLPYLLRLVSLPLVTRLADRAGDRRRVVAAVCGLVLALGLAFLPLAGRLAVIGTATAVLVLLFCIGPLADAVALSLERRGAGVYGRMRLWGSASFILGNLAGGAVLHRGGADAVYLLMLAGFAIALAATAVLPPPGPLPKPATAAAAGIVRRPAFVAVLVAGALMQASHAGLYGFATLTWRQRGFGDDLIGAFWAIGVVAEIVLFALAHRIPARVSPVMLLVGCGLVGVLRWALFTIDTDAATTAAAQLLHAGTFALGHYGTMRFIREMVPEERAASAQGLYGTAVGVGMAAATAVAGRLWERFGDDGFLGMSAFAGAGVVILVLARTRIGRLGGTPAAA; encoded by the coding sequence GTGTCCATCGCCGTCTGCCGGCCGAAGCCCTCCGCGGCGATGTCGGCCTTCTTCGCCGCCGCCTTTTTCGTCAACGGCGTGGTGATCCCGTTCTTCCCCGTCGTGCTGACCGCGCGGGGGCTCTCGGCCGGCGACGTCGCCCTGGTGCTCGGCTTGCCGTATCTGCTGCGCCTCGTCTCGCTGCCGCTGGTGACCCGGCTCGCCGACCGGGCGGGCGACCGCCGCCGCGTCGTCGCGGCCGTCTGCGGCCTCGTGCTCGCGCTCGGCCTCGCCTTCCTGCCGCTCGCCGGACGGCTCGCCGTGATCGGTACCGCGACGGCGGTGCTGGTGCTGCTGTTCTGCATCGGCCCGCTCGCCGACGCGGTGGCGCTGTCGCTGGAACGGCGCGGCGCCGGCGTCTACGGGCGGATGCGGCTGTGGGGGTCGGCGAGCTTCATCCTGGGCAATCTCGCCGGCGGCGCCGTGCTGCACCGCGGCGGTGCCGACGCGGTCTATCTCCTGATGCTCGCGGGCTTCGCGATCGCGCTCGCCGCCACCGCCGTCCTGCCGCCGCCCGGACCGCTCCCGAAGCCGGCGACGGCGGCGGCGGCCGGCATCGTGCGCCGGCCGGCCTTCGTCGCGGTGCTGGTCGCCGGCGCGCTGATGCAGGCGAGCCACGCCGGCCTCTACGGCTTCGCCACGCTGACCTGGCGCCAGCGCGGCTTCGGCGACGACCTGATCGGCGCCTTCTGGGCGATCGGGGTCGTCGCCGAGATCGTGCTGTTCGCGCTGGCGCACCGCATCCCGGCCCGCGTGTCGCCGGTGATGCTGCTGGTCGGCTGCGGGCTCGTCGGGGTGCTGCGCTGGGCGCTCTTCACGATCGACACCGACGCGGCGACCACCGCGGCGGCGCAACTCCTCCACGCCGGCACCTTCGCGCTCGGCCACTACGGCACCATGCGCTTCATCCGCGAAATGGTGCCGGAGGAACGCGCGGCCTCGGCGCAGGGGCTCTACGGCACCGCGGTCGGCGTCGGCATGGCCGCGGCGACGGCGGTGGCCGGCCGGCTGTGGGAGCGCTTCGGCGACGACGGCTTCCTCGGCATGTCCGCCTTCGCCGGCGCCGGCGTGGTGATCCTGGTGCTGGCGCGCACGCGGATCGGCCGTCTCGGCGGCACGCCGGCGGCGGCGTGA
- a CDS encoding threonine ammonia-lyase encodes MTAAPSFADVRAAADRIHAEAVRTPLLPVTLPSGGLAFVKCENLQRTGSFKFRGAFNRLSMIPPEARAAGVVACSSGNHAQGVAEAARILGMPATIVMPKDAPATKVRRTRGFGAEVVLYDRHTEDREAIANAIAARTGATFVHPFDDAGVIAGQGTIGLEIAEDCAQRGLKPDAVLVCTSGGGLVAGIATALAELSPETAVHTVEPAGFDDYARSLAAGERLRNASLGGSVCDALMSNVPGAISFSVGTRRLSPGVVVTDDEALAAVAFAARELKLVVEPGGAVALAALLSGKVETAGRIVVAVLSGGNVDDAMLARALALTAPDA; translated from the coding sequence ATGACCGCCGCCCCGAGCTTCGCCGACGTCCGGGCCGCCGCCGACCGCATCCATGCAGAGGCGGTGCGCACACCGCTCCTGCCGGTGACGCTGCCATCCGGGGGGCTCGCCTTCGTGAAGTGCGAGAACCTGCAGCGCACCGGCTCGTTCAAGTTCCGCGGCGCGTTCAACCGGCTGTCGATGATCCCGCCGGAGGCGCGCGCCGCCGGCGTCGTCGCCTGCTCCTCCGGCAACCACGCCCAGGGCGTCGCCGAGGCGGCGCGGATCCTCGGCATGCCCGCGACCATCGTGATGCCGAAGGACGCGCCGGCGACCAAGGTGCGGCGCACGCGCGGCTTCGGCGCCGAGGTCGTCCTCTACGACCGCCATACCGAGGACCGCGAGGCGATCGCCAACGCCATCGCGGCGCGCACCGGCGCCACCTTCGTGCATCCGTTCGACGACGCCGGGGTGATCGCGGGGCAGGGTACCATCGGCCTCGAGATCGCCGAGGACTGCGCCCAGCGCGGCCTTAAGCCGGACGCGGTGCTGGTCTGCACCTCCGGCGGCGGCCTCGTCGCCGGCATCGCCACGGCGCTCGCCGAACTCTCGCCGGAGACGGCCGTGCACACCGTGGAGCCCGCCGGCTTCGACGACTACGCCCGCTCGCTCGCCGCCGGCGAGCGGCTGCGCAACGCCTCGCTCGGGGGCTCGGTCTGCGACGCGCTGATGTCGAACGTGCCCGGCGCGATCAGCTTCTCGGTCGGCACGCGGCGGCTGTCGCCGGGTGTCGTGGTCACCGACGACGAGGCGCTCGCCGCCGTCGCCTTCGCGGCGCGCGAGTTGAAGCTGGTGGTCGAGCCGGGCGGGGCGGTGGCGCTGGCGGCGCTGCTCTCCGGCAAGGTCGAGACCGCCGGCCGCATCGTGGTGGCGGTGCTGTCCGGCGGCAACGTCGACGACGCCATGCTCGCGCGCGCCCTCGCGCTCACGGCGCCGGACGCCTGA
- a CDS encoding ABC transporter ATP-binding protein — MSDVALPAPGPAADGGDDREAVIRARGLTVGFGDKLILENLDLDVRRGEILGVVGGSGTGKSVLLRTIIGLNRRRAGTVEVFGRDLGTASAAERSAIGQRWGVLFQQGALFSSLTVAQNVGVPIREHLDLPSALVDDFARLKIELVGLPADAADKYPAELSGGMIKRASLARALALDPEIVFLDEPTAGLDPIGAADFDRLILELRATLGLTVFMVTHDLDSLVEITDRIAVLGNRKVLVDGTFAELKRVDHPWVNAYFNGPRAERLKIG, encoded by the coding sequence ATGAGCGACGTGGCGCTCCCGGCCCCCGGCCCTGCTGCCGACGGCGGCGACGACCGCGAGGCGGTGATCCGCGCCCGCGGCCTCACCGTCGGTTTCGGCGACAAGCTGATCCTCGAGAACCTCGACCTCGACGTCCGCCGCGGCGAGATCCTCGGCGTGGTCGGCGGCTCGGGCACCGGCAAGTCGGTGCTCCTGCGCACCATCATCGGCCTCAACCGCCGCCGCGCCGGCACCGTCGAGGTGTTCGGCCGCGACCTCGGCACGGCGAGCGCCGCCGAGCGCAGCGCCATCGGGCAGCGCTGGGGCGTGCTATTCCAGCAGGGCGCGCTGTTCTCCTCGCTGACGGTGGCGCAGAACGTCGGCGTGCCGATCCGCGAACACCTCGACCTGCCGTCGGCACTCGTCGACGACTTCGCCCGGCTGAAGATCGAACTGGTCGGCCTGCCCGCCGACGCCGCCGACAAGTATCCGGCCGAGCTCTCCGGCGGCATGATCAAGCGCGCCTCGCTCGCCCGCGCCCTCGCGCTCGACCCCGAGATCGTGTTCCTCGACGAGCCGACCGCCGGCCTCGACCCGATCGGTGCGGCCGACTTCGACCGGCTGATCCTGGAGCTCAGGGCGACGCTCGGGCTCACCGTGTTCATGGTCACCCACGACCTCGACAGCTTGGTCGAGATCACCGACCGCATCGCCGTGCTCGGCAACCGCAAGGTCCTCGTCGACGGCACCTTCGCGGAACTGAAGCGCGTCGATCACCCGTGGGTGAACGCCTATTTCAACGGCCCCCGCGCCGAACGGCTGAAGATCGGGTAG
- the dgcN gene encoding N-acetyltransferase DgcN, giving the protein MQIERPYLLFLGDVPDALAAKTAAGIVDWRRDWCVGQMRLPGCNADTGLPDMTVAEAVAAGARTFVVGAVNAGGILPRHWVASIVAAIEAGMDVASGLHMRLGDDPDIRAAAEAHGRRLFDVRHSGERFATGKGVKRPGRRILTVGTDCSVGKKYTALALEAEMRARGLDADFRATGQTGVFISGRGVAIDAVVADFIAGAAEWLTPAADPAHWDVVEGQGSLFHPSFAGVTLGLLHGAQPDAFVVCHEPTRRTMRGVAHPLPTIAEVIDLTVACGRLTNPAIRCVGIAVNTAALAEADARAALDALAAEYALPAVDPVRFGVGPIVERLVAEFPS; this is encoded by the coding sequence ATGCAGATCGAGCGCCCGTATCTCCTCTTCCTCGGCGACGTCCCGGACGCGCTCGCCGCCAAGACCGCCGCCGGCATCGTCGACTGGCGCCGCGACTGGTGCGTCGGCCAGATGCGCCTTCCCGGCTGCAACGCCGACACCGGCCTCCCCGACATGACCGTCGCCGAAGCGGTGGCCGCCGGCGCCCGCACTTTCGTCGTCGGCGCCGTCAACGCCGGCGGCATCCTGCCGCGCCACTGGGTCGCCTCGATCGTCGCCGCCATCGAGGCCGGCATGGACGTCGCCAGCGGCCTGCACATGCGCCTCGGCGACGACCCCGACATCCGCGCCGCCGCCGAGGCCCACGGCCGCCGGCTGTTCGACGTCCGCCATTCCGGCGAGCGATTCGCCACCGGCAAGGGCGTGAAGCGGCCCGGCCGGCGCATCCTCACCGTCGGCACCGACTGCTCGGTCGGCAAGAAGTACACCGCCCTCGCCCTCGAGGCCGAGATGCGCGCCCGCGGCCTCGACGCCGATTTCCGCGCCACCGGCCAGACCGGCGTGTTCATCTCCGGCCGCGGCGTCGCCATCGACGCGGTCGTCGCCGACTTCATCGCCGGCGCCGCCGAATGGCTGACGCCCGCCGCCGATCCCGCCCATTGGGACGTGGTCGAGGGCCAGGGCTCGTTGTTCCACCCCTCCTTCGCCGGCGTCACCCTCGGGCTCCTGCACGGCGCCCAACCGGACGCGTTCGTGGTCTGCCACGAGCCGACCCGGCGGACGATGCGCGGCGTCGCCCATCCGCTGCCGACCATCGCCGAGGTGATCGACCTCACCGTCGCCTGTGGCCGGCTCACCAACCCGGCGATCCGCTGCGTCGGCATCGCGGTCAACACCGCCGCCCTCGCCGAGGCCGACGCCCGCGCCGCACTCGACGCCCTCGCGGCCGAATACGCCCTGCCGGCGGTCGATCCGGTACGCTTCGGCGTCGGGCCGATCGTCGAGCGCCTGGTTGCGGAGTTCCCGTCGTGA
- a CDS encoding ABC transporter permease — translation MTSDSVGTAAASGTAAATAEAGGAGTLVRLEGRWTIDAAAAAARALESALPGDGRVVIDGSGIDRIDTAGAFLVEQARRRVAAAGRAVTLDGFSDNARTLIAAVEKTGLSEPAPAKPGNFVVGFLARVGRQAAEIVADGVRVLDTLGEFAVASFAMLTWRRRMRWPAFVNHLDRTALQAVPIVALMSFLIGMIIAQQGGFYFRTYGAELFVVDLVGILVCREIGVLLTAIMVAGRSGSAFTAEIGSMKMREEIDALTVLGVSPVDVLVVPRLLALVVALPILTLVADLASLAGAWVVVTFYIGIPSDTFFQRLQQAMTPTYFMIGIVKAPFMALVVGLMACVEGMKVQGSAESLGSHTTSSVVKAIFMVIVMDGVFAMFFAALGI, via the coding sequence ATGACGAGTGACAGCGTGGGGACCGCGGCGGCGAGCGGAACGGCGGCGGCGACGGCCGAGGCCGGCGGCGCCGGCACGCTCGTCCGCCTCGAGGGCCGCTGGACGATCGACGCCGCGGCGGCGGCGGCGCGCGCGCTCGAATCGGCGCTGCCCGGCGACGGGCGCGTCGTCATCGACGGCTCCGGCATCGACCGGATCGACACCGCCGGCGCCTTCCTGGTCGAGCAGGCGCGCCGGCGCGTCGCCGCGGCGGGGCGGGCGGTGACGCTCGACGGCTTCTCCGACAACGCGCGGACGCTGATCGCGGCGGTCGAGAAGACCGGGCTCTCCGAGCCGGCGCCGGCGAAACCGGGCAATTTCGTCGTCGGATTCCTGGCCCGGGTCGGCCGGCAGGCCGCCGAGATCGTCGCCGACGGCGTGCGCGTGCTCGACACCCTCGGCGAGTTCGCGGTGGCGAGCTTCGCGATGCTGACGTGGCGCCGGCGGATGCGCTGGCCGGCTTTCGTCAACCATCTCGACCGCACCGCGCTGCAGGCGGTGCCGATCGTGGCGCTGATGAGCTTCCTGATCGGCATGATCATCGCCCAGCAGGGCGGCTTCTACTTCCGCACCTACGGCGCCGAACTCTTCGTCGTCGACCTCGTCGGCATCCTGGTCTGCCGCGAGATCGGCGTGCTCCTGACCGCGATCATGGTGGCGGGCCGCTCCGGCTCGGCCTTCACGGCCGAGATCGGCTCGATGAAGATGCGCGAGGAGATCGACGCGCTGACCGTGCTCGGCGTCTCGCCGGTCGACGTGCTGGTGGTGCCGCGGCTCTTGGCGCTGGTGGTGGCGCTGCCGATCCTGACGCTGGTCGCCGACCTCGCCTCGCTGGCGGGGGCGTGGGTGGTGGTGACCTTCTACATCGGCATTCCGAGCGACACCTTCTTCCAGCGCCTGCAGCAGGCGATGACGCCGACCTATTTCATGATCGGCATCGTCAAGGCGCCGTTCATGGCGCTGGTGGTCGGGCTGATGGCCTGCGTCGAGGGCATGAAGGTGCAGGGTTCGGCCGAATCGCTCGGCAGCCACACGACGTCGTCGGTGGTGAAGGCGATCTTCATGGTGATCGTCATGGACGGCGTCTTCGCCATGTTCTTCGCGGCGCTCGGCATATGA
- a CDS encoding protein phosphatase CheZ gives MSDLPVPAPLREADYQAIEAAVMETEKGRWFLAEYARRNRNADTAQVLDAVAGLKRILKRERRPDADRIRLDIAEMKDAIERTKLEIAQIKLDGSEGSRFDRASNELDAIVEQTEAATGDILSAAEKIQEIAWTMREAGVEEAVCAEVETLTTTIYMACSFQDLTGQRTQKVVHVLRYLEHRIDSMISIWGMDESEVQKTSEAQPDHGPVLDTRPDAHLLNGPQLAGQGMDQNRVDDLMFDGPAAPAAVADEAPAAEIDFALVEGPAPADEDVAFEKVDATTADEPLAADDVDYDDVVWAPVEAEADTVEVAAPEETGSFAEKPEASEESADEDPEAVAAMARAAEAMEEAIGTLKDVAAAATGRRPEPAPASDDPFERMTKAERQAHFT, from the coding sequence ATGAGCGACCTGCCGGTTCCGGCCCCGCTGCGCGAAGCCGACTACCAGGCCATCGAAGCCGCCGTCATGGAGACGGAGAAGGGCCGCTGGTTCCTGGCCGAATACGCCCGGCGCAACCGCAACGCCGACACCGCCCAGGTGCTCGACGCCGTCGCCGGCCTGAAGCGCATCCTGAAGCGCGAGCGCCGCCCCGACGCCGACCGCATCCGCCTCGACATCGCCGAGATGAAGGACGCGATCGAGCGCACCAAGCTCGAGATCGCCCAGATCAAGCTCGACGGCAGCGAGGGCAGCCGCTTCGACCGCGCCTCGAACGAGCTCGACGCCATCGTCGAGCAGACCGAGGCGGCCACCGGCGACATCCTGTCGGCGGCCGAGAAGATCCAGGAGATCGCCTGGACCATGCGCGAGGCCGGCGTCGAGGAGGCCGTCTGCGCCGAGGTCGAGACGCTGACGACCACGATCTACATGGCCTGCTCGTTCCAGGACCTGACCGGCCAGCGGACGCAGAAGGTGGTGCACGTGCTGCGCTACCTCGAGCACCGCATCGACAGCATGATCTCGATCTGGGGCATGGACGAGTCGGAGGTGCAGAAGACCTCCGAGGCCCAGCCCGACCACGGCCCGGTGCTCGACACCCGCCCCGATGCCCATCTGCTCAACGGCCCGCAGCTCGCCGGCCAGGGCATGGACCAGAACCGCGTCGACGACCTGATGTTCGACGGTCCGGCGGCGCCGGCCGCCGTCGCCGACGAGGCCCCCGCGGCCGAGATCGACTTCGCGCTGGTCGAGGGCCCGGCCCCCGCCGACGAGGACGTCGCCTTCGAGAAAGTCGACGCCACCACCGCGGACGAGCCGCTCGCCGCCGACGACGTCGACTACGACGACGTCGTCTGGGCACCGGTCGAAGCGGAGGCGGACACCGTCGAAGTCGCGGCTCCCGAGGAAACCGGGTCCTTCGCCGAGAAACCCGAGGCCTCCGAGGAATCGGCCGACGAGGATCCCGAGGCCGTCGCCGCCATGGCGCGCGCCGCCGAAGCGATGGAAGAGGCGATCGGCACCCTGAAGGATGTCGCCGCCGCCGCGACCGGCCGCCGCCCGGAGCCCGCGCCGGCCTCCGACGATCCCTTCGAGCGCATGACCAAGGCCGAGCGTCAGGCCCACTTCACCTGA
- a CDS encoding GNAT family N-acetyltransferase: protein MNRSRLTGAPVVETERLRLRPHRASDHTAMQAVWSDPVVVRHVGGQPSTPEETWGRLLRYAGLWHLLGYGYFAVEDRATGAYVGDVGIADFNRAIDPPLGDTPEAGWVLGAGWHGRGYGAEAVGALLGWADGALGRGLACIVEPENEASLRIARRHGFVDTGTTAYKGATVAVLRRPAP, encoded by the coding sequence ATGAATCGTTCCCGCCTCACCGGCGCCCCGGTCGTCGAGACCGAACGGCTGCGCCTGCGCCCCCACCGCGCGTCCGACCACACCGCCATGCAGGCGGTCTGGTCCGATCCGGTCGTCGTCCGCCACGTCGGCGGCCAGCCCTCGACCCCGGAGGAGACCTGGGGCCGGCTGCTGCGCTACGCCGGGCTCTGGCACCTGCTCGGCTACGGCTACTTCGCCGTCGAGGACCGCGCCACCGGCGCCTATGTCGGCGACGTCGGCATCGCCGACTTCAACCGCGCGATCGACCCGCCGCTCGGCGACACCCCGGAGGCCGGCTGGGTGCTCGGCGCCGGCTGGCACGGCCGCGGCTACGGCGCCGAGGCGGTCGGGGCCCTGCTCGGCTGGGCCGACGGCGCGCTCGGCCGCGGCCTCGCCTGCATCGTCGAGCCGGAGAACGAGGCCTCGCTGCGGATCGCCCGCCGCCACGGCTTCGTCGACACCGGAACGACCGCCTACAAGGGTGCGACCGTGGCGGTGCTCAGGCGTCCGGCGCCGTGA
- a CDS encoding ABC-type transport auxiliary lipoprotein family protein, translated as MSDRRPAPSIARRLAPAFALALALAGCASLGGAKPPAIYDISAPTDFAGLRTGTARQLLVPLPTAIDALGSARIVVREPVGKLSYYPGATWSDELPSLVQTKLVRAFENSGRAKVGRPGESLAIDYQVIVDIRAFELDVSQGRSAHVALGVKLLDDRTGKVKATKVFDAVVPAGSDAADAVVRALDAAADRALTDVVVWTAGLI; from the coding sequence GTGTCCGACCGCCGTCCCGCCCCGTCCATCGCCCGCCGGCTCGCCCCGGCCTTCGCCCTGGCGCTCGCGCTCGCGGGCTGCGCCAGCCTCGGCGGCGCCAAGCCGCCGGCGATCTACGACATCTCGGCGCCGACCGACTTCGCCGGCCTGAGGACCGGCACCGCCCGGCAACTGCTGGTGCCGCTGCCGACCGCGATCGACGCGCTCGGCTCGGCCCGCATCGTGGTGCGCGAGCCGGTCGGCAAGCTGTCCTATTATCCGGGCGCGACCTGGAGCGACGAACTGCCCTCGCTGGTGCAGACCAAGCTGGTGCGCGCCTTCGAGAATTCCGGGCGGGCGAAGGTCGGCCGGCCCGGCGAGAGCCTCGCGATCGACTATCAGGTCATCGTCGACATCCGCGCCTTCGAGCTCGACGTCTCGCAGGGCCGCTCCGCCCACGTCGCGCTCGGCGTCAAGCTGCTCGACGACCGCACCGGCAAGGTCAAGGCGACCAAGGTGTTCGACGCCGTCGTGCCCGCGGGCAGCGACGCCGCCGACGCCGTGGTGCGGGCGCTCGACGCCGCCGCCGACCGCGCGCTCACCGACGTGGTGGTCTGGACCGCCGGCCTGATCTGA
- the dgcA gene encoding N-acetyl-D-Glu racemase DgcA has protein sequence MRRLDVTVERFPIRGAFTIARGSKTESVVVLATLAEAGAVGRGECVPYARYGESVEGVVAEIERHRQAIEGGVDRATLARLMPAGAARNAVDCALLDLEAKRTGTPAAHLLGLSSPGPVTTAYTLSLAEPEAMRAAAAAAADRPLLKIKLGGAGDVERLRAVRAGAPASRLIVDANEGWSPESFPAMMAACVEAGVSLIEQPLPAGADDALAGMARPVPVCADESAHTSADVPRLARLYDAVNVKLDKTGGITEAVAMVHAAEAAGLAVMVGCMLATSLAMAPALLIAGRARWVDLDGPLLLARDRAPGLVYDGSTVLPPSPDLWG, from the coding sequence GTGAGGCGGCTCGACGTCACGGTCGAGCGCTTCCCGATCCGCGGCGCCTTCACCATCGCCCGCGGCTCGAAGACCGAATCGGTCGTCGTGCTCGCCACCCTCGCCGAAGCCGGCGCCGTCGGGCGCGGCGAATGCGTGCCATACGCCCGCTACGGCGAGAGCGTCGAGGGTGTCGTCGCCGAGATCGAGCGCCACCGCCAGGCGATCGAGGGCGGCGTCGACCGCGCGACGCTCGCCCGGCTGATGCCGGCCGGCGCGGCCCGCAATGCCGTCGACTGCGCCCTCCTCGACCTCGAGGCCAAGCGCACCGGCACCCCCGCCGCGCACCTCCTGGGCCTCTCGTCGCCCGGCCCGGTGACGACGGCCTACACGCTCTCGCTCGCCGAGCCCGAGGCCATGCGCGCGGCCGCGGCCGCGGCGGCCGATCGGCCGCTGCTCAAGATCAAGCTCGGCGGCGCCGGCGACGTCGAGCGCCTACGCGCCGTCCGGGCCGGCGCCCCGGCGAGCCGGCTGATCGTCGACGCCAACGAGGGCTGGTCGCCGGAGAGCTTCCCCGCGATGATGGCCGCCTGCGTCGAGGCCGGGGTCTCGCTGATCGAGCAGCCGCTGCCCGCCGGCGCCGACGACGCCCTCGCCGGCATGGCCCGGCCGGTGCCCGTCTGCGCCGACGAGAGTGCCCACACCAGCGCCGACGTACCGCGGCTCGCCCGGCTCTACGACGCCGTCAACGTCAAGCTCGACAAGACCGGCGGGATCACCGAGGCGGTGGCGATGGTGCACGCGGCCGAGGCCGCCGGGCTCGCCGTCATGGTCGGCTGCATGCTGGCGACCTCGCTCGCCATGGCGCCGGCGCTGCTGATCGCCGGCCGCGCCCGCTGGGTCGACCTCGACGGTCCGCTGCTCCTCGCCCGCGACCGCGCACCCGGCCTCGTCTACGACGGCTCCACCGTGCTGCCGCCCTCCCCCGACCTCTGGGGCTGA
- a CDS encoding MlaD family protein, giving the protein METRANYAAIGLFILVALMTGLGFLYWLTNAGQRAQQAEIRVVFAGAVTGLNTGSAVLFNGIKIGEVADLSLDEKDPNTVVAMIRVDRTKPIRVDTRAVLSYQGLTGVANLQLEGGSRNAPMLLESVKGGGIPTIQAEVSPFQDILESAKNVLNRADSAMEAIDDFIKENGPAFNRTVNNVETFSKALADNAGAIDDALAGIADAGNAIGGIADDLKGTAKRAEEILNAVDPARVAAIVEEVNRSSERLDKLLARAEEVVGGIDPAKVNGVMDGLAEASRGLNETIQRARDVVAAVDPQAVDRLVTNLDQGVQRVSAAADKADRLLASVDSEKVQKIVDDVGTATRNIADASGTITGVISSAQSTLGKVGEVVGAVDPAKVRSTVDDVSGFAASLSGYEPEIDGILADVRSATGSLKRLGETVDARNRDVDIAITDARNLVAQLNGIATRTDGILRKVDGYVEGDGQGLIKQATDTLASIRSVAETLNARIGPITDNVAKFTDRGLGSYTQLAEDGRRALQRLDRVLSGIERNPQQFIFGGEGVPEYAPRRR; this is encoded by the coding sequence ATGGAGACACGTGCCAACTATGCCGCGATCGGCCTGTTCATCCTCGTCGCGCTGATGACGGGGCTCGGCTTCCTCTATTGGCTGACCAACGCCGGCCAGCGCGCCCAGCAGGCGGAGATCCGCGTCGTCTTCGCCGGCGCGGTCACCGGCCTCAACACCGGGTCGGCGGTGCTGTTCAACGGCATCAAGATCGGCGAGGTCGCCGACCTCTCGCTCGACGAGAAGGACCCGAACACGGTGGTGGCGATGATCCGGGTCGACCGGACCAAGCCGATCCGCGTCGACACCCGGGCGGTGCTGTCCTACCAGGGCCTGACCGGCGTCGCCAACCTCCAGCTCGAGGGCGGCTCGCGCAACGCGCCGATGCTGCTGGAATCGGTCAAGGGCGGCGGCATCCCGACCATCCAGGCCGAGGTCTCGCCGTTCCAGGACATCCTCGAGAGCGCCAAGAACGTGCTCAACCGCGCCGACAGCGCAATGGAGGCGATCGACGACTTCATCAAGGAGAACGGCCCGGCCTTCAACCGCACCGTCAACAACGTCGAGACCTTCTCCAAGGCGCTCGCCGACAACGCCGGTGCGATCGACGACGCCCTCGCCGGCATCGCCGACGCCGGCAATGCCATCGGCGGCATCGCCGACGACCTGAAGGGCACCGCCAAGCGCGCCGAGGAGATCCTGAACGCGGTCGATCCGGCGCGGGTCGCGGCGATCGTCGAGGAGGTCAACCGCTCGTCCGAACGGCTCGACAAGCTGCTGGCGCGCGCCGAGGAAGTGGTCGGCGGCATCGACCCGGCCAAGGTCAACGGCGTGATGGACGGCCTCGCCGAGGCCTCGCGCGGCCTGAACGAAACGATCCAGCGGGCCCGCGACGTCGTCGCGGCGGTCGACCCGCAGGCGGTCGACCGGCTGGTGACCAACCTCGACCAGGGCGTCCAGCGCGTCTCGGCCGCCGCCGACAAGGCCGACCGGCTGCTCGCTTCGGTCGACAGCGAGAAGGTGCAGAAGATCGTCGACGACGTCGGCACCGCGACGCGCAACATCGCCGACGCCTCGGGCACGATCACCGGCGTGATCTCGTCGGCGCAGTCGACGCTCGGCAAGGTCGGCGAGGTGGTCGGCGCGGTCGATCCGGCCAAGGTGCGCTCGACGGTCGACGACGTCTCCGGCTTCGCCGCCAGCCTGTCCGGCTACGAGCCGGAGATCGACGGCATCCTCGCCGACGTCCGCTCGGCGACCGGCAGCCTGAAGCGGCTCGGCGAGACGGTGGACGCGCGCAACCGCGACGTCGACATCGCGATCACCGACGCGCGCAACCTCGTCGCCCAGCTGAACGGCATCGCGACGCGCACCGACGGCATCCTGCGCAAGGTCGACGGCTACGTCGAGGGCGACGGCCAGGGCCTGATCAAGCAGGCGACCGACACGCTGGCCTCGATCCGATCGGTGGCCGAGACGCTGAACGCGCGGATCGGGCCGATCACCGACAACGTCGCCAAGTTCACCGATCGCGGCCTCGGCAGCTACACCCAGCTCGCCGAGGACGGCCGCCGCGCCCTGCAGCGGCTCGACCGCGTGCTGTCGGGCATCGAGCGCAATCCCCAGCAGTTCATCTTCGGCGGCGAGGGCGTGCCCGAATACGCCCCGCGCCGCCGCTGA